Proteins encoded by one window of Emticicia oligotrophica DSM 17448:
- a CDS encoding TatD family hydrolase → MIETHAHIYDEQFDQDRDVMLERAFSSGIKQIWMPNCDHETIDGMLALEKQYPDICHAMMGIHPCYVKENFEEELALVEEWLERRKFIMIGEIGLDFYWDLTFVAQQEEVFLRQLALAKKYNLPICIHSRNSKDNQHNAILRCIELIKQFGWSDLRGIFHCFSGNLEEAKKVVEINFLLGIGGVATFKNGGMDNVLPHIYLKNIVLETDSPYLAPVPFRGKRNEVSYIELVARRIAEIKQTDFSEVVQQTTKNALSLIA, encoded by the coding sequence ATGATTGAAACGCACGCTCATATTTATGACGAGCAATTTGACCAAGACCGTGATGTGATGCTCGAAAGGGCTTTTTCTTCTGGTATAAAACAAATTTGGATGCCCAACTGCGACCACGAAACAATTGATGGCATGTTGGCACTTGAAAAACAATATCCTGATATTTGCCACGCCATGATGGGGATACATCCTTGTTATGTCAAAGAAAATTTTGAAGAAGAATTAGCACTTGTTGAGGAATGGTTAGAACGTAGAAAATTTATTATGATTGGCGAAATTGGTCTTGATTTCTATTGGGATTTAACTTTTGTAGCTCAACAAGAAGAAGTTTTCTTACGTCAACTGGCTTTAGCCAAGAAATATAATTTGCCGATTTGTATCCATTCTCGAAATTCTAAAGATAACCAACATAATGCCATTTTGCGTTGCATTGAGCTAATCAAACAATTTGGTTGGTCAGATTTACGTGGCATTTTTCACTGTTTTTCAGGTAATTTAGAAGAAGCCAAAAAAGTAGTTGAAATTAATTTCTTATTGGGCATCGGTGGGGTAGCTACTTTTAAAAATGGAGGTATGGATAATGTTTTGCCGCACATTTATTTAAAAAATATTGTGCTCGAAACTGATTCACCCTATTTGGCTCCTGTACCTTTCCGTGGCAAACGCAACGAGGTTTCTTATATAGAATTAGTGGCTCGCCGCATAGCCGAAATCAAACAAACAGATTTCAGCGAAGTAGTACAGCAAACTACCAAAAATGCACTATCTTTGATAGCATAG
- a CDS encoding DEAD/DEAH box helicase, whose protein sequence is MEQVKFSDLPVSEYILRAVEEMGFEFSTPIQSQGIPAVLRGGDVIGQAQTGTGKTAAFGIPAIEAVDVEDKNTQVLVMCPTRELALQVKEQIQKLAKYKKGLHVAAIYGGESYERQFLALKKGVQIVVGTPGRIMDHIDRKTLSLSSIKMAILDEADEMLNMGFREDIEKILSYAPDERQTVLFSATMSPEILSIAKRFQKDPEVIRTVKTEISNANIEQFFFPVRREAKMEVMTRLIDVNNLKLMLVFANTKSKVDEIVSELQIRGYAAEGLHGDMRQQVRTQVMNKFRAGTTTILVATDVAARGIDVSGVDAVFNYDVPQDLEYYVHRIGRTGRAGKTGKAFMFISGREKSRLREIEYYTKVKIEQGQIPTLAELIKTRHQKFVEQVRETLTAGIEENYEDIINELSNEGYSDVQIMSALIKMQVGTIKSEFSDNQLSDSYRESRSNDRFGSRDSRSTSGRRDSRDGGRDFGQSRERRFEPRERRREGGPSRGSANGDMVRLFLSLGRKDNVAPNHIVGAITSETRIAGRAIGQIDIYDKFSFVEVPQADVKRVLEGMQGKTINARQVSMEIAK, encoded by the coding sequence ATGGAACAAGTAAAATTTTCTGACCTCCCAGTTTCAGAGTACATTCTTCGTGCAGTAGAAGAGATGGGTTTCGAGTTTTCAACACCAATTCAATCTCAGGGGATTCCTGCAGTTTTGCGTGGCGGTGACGTAATCGGACAAGCTCAAACTGGTACAGGTAAAACTGCTGCTTTTGGTATTCCTGCCATTGAAGCAGTAGATGTTGAAGACAAAAACACACAAGTATTGGTAATGTGTCCAACACGCGAGTTGGCATTGCAAGTAAAAGAGCAAATTCAAAAGCTTGCAAAGTATAAAAAAGGCCTTCATGTAGCTGCTATTTATGGTGGTGAATCGTATGAGCGTCAGTTTTTAGCATTGAAAAAAGGTGTTCAGATTGTAGTTGGTACTCCCGGCCGTATCATGGACCACATCGACCGCAAGACATTATCATTGAGTAGCATTAAAATGGCTATCTTAGATGAGGCAGATGAGATGCTTAATATGGGCTTTAGAGAAGATATTGAGAAAATCTTGTCTTATGCACCAGACGAACGCCAAACTGTACTTTTCTCGGCAACTATGTCGCCAGAAATTCTTTCAATTGCTAAGCGTTTCCAAAAAGACCCAGAAGTTATTCGTACGGTTAAAACTGAAATTTCAAATGCAAATATTGAACAATTTTTCTTCCCAGTACGCCGTGAGGCTAAAATGGAAGTTATGACTCGTTTGATAGATGTAAACAACTTGAAATTGATGTTGGTATTTGCCAATACAAAATCAAAAGTTGATGAAATCGTGAGCGAATTACAGATTCGTGGTTACGCCGCTGAAGGTCTTCATGGTGATATGCGTCAGCAAGTACGTACGCAAGTAATGAATAAGTTCCGTGCTGGTACTACAACAATTTTAGTAGCTACCGACGTAGCTGCTCGTGGTATTGACGTTTCGGGGGTAGATGCTGTATTCAACTATGATGTACCGCAAGATTTAGAGTATTATGTTCACCGTATTGGTCGTACAGGCCGTGCTGGTAAAACAGGAAAAGCATTTATGTTTATTTCTGGTCGTGAGAAATCTCGTTTACGTGAAATAGAATACTATACAAAAGTTAAAATCGAACAAGGCCAAATTCCTACATTGGCTGAGTTGATTAAAACGCGTCATCAAAAGTTTGTTGAGCAAGTAAGAGAAACGCTTACAGCAGGTATCGAAGAAAATTACGAAGATATCATCAATGAATTAAGTAATGAAGGATACTCTGATGTACAAATTATGTCGGCATTAATTAAGATGCAGGTGGGTACAATTAAGAGTGAATTCTCGGATAATCAATTATCAGATAGCTATCGTGAGTCAAGAAGCAATGACCGTTTTGGTAGTCGCGATTCAAGAAGCACTTCAGGTCGTAGAGATAGCCGTGATGGTGGTCGTGATTTTGGACAATCTCGCGAGCGTCGTTTCGAACCAAGAGAAAGACGCCGTGAAGGTGGGCCATCGCGTGGTTCAGCTAATGGTGATATGGTACGTTTGTTTTTAAGCCTAGGTCGTAAAGACAACGTTGCACCAAACCATATTGTTGGTGCGATTACATCTGAGACTCGCATTGCAGGTCGTGCAATCGGACAAATTGATATTTATGATAAATTTAGCTTTGTTGAAGTTCCACAGGCAGATGTAAAGCGTGTATTGGAAGGAATGCAAGGTAAAACTATCAATGCTCGTCAAGTAAGCATGGAAATTGCTAAATAA
- a CDS encoding GIY-YIG nuclease family protein, with the protein MRGFMYILKCFDGSYYTGSTTHLELRIQQHQNGEGSNHTRKHRPVELVYYEAFDRIDEAFLREKQIQKWSRKKKEALIKGDFDELHKLAECRNESHFRAFDFAQAPNDPTLAVNDFAQNHTDSECTQN; encoded by the coding sequence ATGCGTGGCTTCATGTATATTTTAAAATGCTTTGATGGTAGTTACTACACTGGAAGCACTACCCATCTTGAACTTCGAATACAGCAACATCAGAATGGAGAAGGTTCAAATCATACAAGAAAACATCGACCTGTCGAACTCGTTTATTATGAAGCGTTTGATAGAATAGATGAGGCTTTTCTTAGAGAAAAACAAATTCAGAAATGGAGTAGAAAAAAGAAAGAAGCTTTGATAAAGGGAGATTTTGATGAATTACACAAACTTGCTGAATGTAGAAATGAAAGCCATTTTCGGGCCTTCGACTTCGCTCAGGCACCGAATGACCCTACTTTGGCAGTAAATGACTTCGCTCAAAATCATACTGATTCTGAATGTACACAAAACTAA
- a CDS encoding DMT family transporter, with protein MNLKTILLGILFAALWASASAAAKIGLRSVEPLVLFQYRFIVAGLGMLAYSIFIQKDRLPQGKEWKELTIFGLLNVTLYLSFFVLGVSEVAAGIGSLSTATNPLFISVLSAIWLGRKVKSSEWMAVFLGMIGVGLACYPLIQNSFATPLGLFYMFLCMLSYSIGTIYYSNIDWKLSRTAINGWQVFLGGLLMLPLTLLMHNKPNNYNLTFYLSEFWLIVPVSVIAVNLWLYLLKVDAVKASFYLFLCPIFGFIYSYFLLDEPITYHTFLGTALVIVGLYVGQREKLSKS; from the coding sequence TTGAATTTAAAAACCATTCTTCTCGGAATTCTTTTTGCTGCGTTGTGGGCTTCGGCTTCAGCAGCTGCTAAAATTGGCCTTCGCTCGGTTGAACCACTTGTGCTTTTTCAGTATAGGTTTATTGTTGCTGGACTTGGCATGTTGGCCTACTCGATTTTTATCCAAAAAGACCGACTACCACAAGGGAAAGAATGGAAAGAACTAACCATTTTTGGCTTACTGAATGTAACACTTTATTTAAGCTTTTTCGTATTGGGCGTTAGTGAAGTTGCTGCTGGAATTGGGAGTTTATCAACCGCCACAAACCCGTTATTTATTAGTGTTTTATCGGCCATTTGGTTGGGTAGAAAAGTTAAATCTTCTGAATGGATGGCGGTTTTTCTTGGAATGATTGGCGTTGGACTCGCCTGTTACCCACTCATACAAAATAGCTTTGCCACACCTCTCGGCCTATTCTATATGTTTTTGTGTATGCTTTCTTATTCAATAGGTACTATTTATTATTCAAACATCGACTGGAAACTTTCTCGCACAGCCATCAATGGTTGGCAAGTATTTCTTGGTGGTTTATTAATGCTTCCACTTACCTTATTGATGCATAACAAACCCAACAACTACAACCTAACTTTTTATTTATCAGAGTTTTGGCTAATTGTGCCAGTATCGGTTATTGCCGTAAATCTATGGCTCTATTTGCTTAAAGTCGATGCAGTAAAAGCTTCATTTTATTTATTTTTATGTCCTATTTTTGGTTTCATCTATTCGTATTTTCTACTCGATGAACCCATTACCTATCATACTTTTCTCGGTACAGCTTTAGTAATAGTTGGACTTTATGTGGGTCAGCGTGAAAAATTAAGTAAATCGTAG
- a CDS encoding monooxygenase, giving the protein MKFTFLAAFSTAAILTSTLMHSCAPKEVIDVNAASFDLIQDKILTKNCAISGCHASESDGTYAQHKLVLAKGKSYKNLFEIDPTNVGAKQDGFKRVKAFKSLESLFYHKLIYDNSHHNGKSYGAVMPLGSDLLPEGQIEFIRRWIEAGAPETGNVADPSLLNDTTPSAATFTGLPVPAAGTGYQMTLDKFEVAPNFEREFFVRKPLGNTETVYVNRMQISMRPGSHHFILYGFRNNVNLAPLNQVRDLRNSDGSYNLVTFAQMGNHVFNFGGSEANSDYTFPEGTAVEVPANATFDMNSHYYNKGTKALSGEVDINLYTTKKENVKNVLKVIDFGNQNLNLPPKQRTVLTKDFTFDKNVKIVMLFSHTHKYGEKFEILIKGGARNGEVVYTSTNWEHPEKINYAPFISLKKGEGLTSRITYNNTSDQTVRFGLTTEDEMGIIFGYYYEE; this is encoded by the coding sequence ATGAAATTTACTTTTCTCGCAGCATTTTCAACTGCAGCTATACTCACCTCAACTCTCATGCACTCATGTGCTCCAAAAGAGGTTATTGATGTAAATGCCGCTAGTTTTGATCTAATTCAAGATAAAATTCTGACAAAAAACTGTGCAATTAGTGGTTGTCATGCATCTGAAAGTGATGGCACTTATGCACAACATAAACTTGTTTTAGCTAAGGGAAAATCTTACAAAAATTTATTCGAAATTGACCCAACTAATGTTGGTGCAAAACAAGATGGATTTAAACGAGTAAAAGCCTTCAAATCGCTCGAAAGCTTATTTTACCATAAGCTTATTTATGATAATTCTCACCATAATGGTAAATCCTATGGAGCTGTAATGCCCTTAGGTAGCGACTTACTACCAGAAGGTCAGATTGAATTTATTAGAAGATGGATTGAAGCAGGTGCACCAGAAACTGGCAACGTTGCCGACCCTTCACTCCTCAATGACACAACACCAAGTGCGGCAACTTTTACTGGTTTACCTGTCCCGGCCGCGGGTACGGGGTATCAAATGACCTTAGATAAGTTTGAGGTAGCTCCAAATTTTGAAAGAGAGTTTTTTGTTCGAAAGCCATTAGGTAATACCGAGACCGTTTATGTGAATCGTATGCAAATAAGTATGCGTCCGGGTAGCCATCATTTTATTTTATATGGCTTTAGAAATAATGTAAACCTAGCACCGTTAAACCAAGTAAGAGATTTACGTAACTCTGACGGCTCTTATAATCTCGTAACATTTGCACAGATGGGCAACCATGTGTTTAATTTTGGTGGAAGCGAGGCAAATTCTGATTATACTTTTCCTGAAGGAACAGCAGTTGAAGTACCTGCCAATGCCACTTTTGATATGAATTCGCATTACTATAATAAAGGAACCAAAGCTTTGAGTGGTGAAGTAGATATCAACCTTTATACTACCAAAAAAGAAAATGTAAAGAATGTTTTAAAGGTAATTGATTTCGGGAATCAAAACCTTAATCTACCGCCCAAACAAAGAACCGTTCTTACAAAAGACTTTACTTTTGATAAAAATGTAAAAATTGTCATGTTGTTTTCACACACGCATAAATATGGCGAAAAATTTGAGATTTTGATAAAAGGTGGTGCGAGAAATGGAGAAGTTGTTTATACCTCAACTAATTGGGAACATCCTGAAAAAATTAATTATGCACCTTTTATTTCTCTCAAAAAAGGAGAAGGTCTCACATCAAGAATTACCTATAACAATACCTCTGACCAAACCGTGCGTTTTGGACTTACAACTGAAGATGAAATGGGTATCATCTTTGGTTATTATTACGAAGAGTAA
- a CDS encoding cation:proton antiporter: protein MNIFVTLTWLIIFCSIFSYINIKFLKLPNSIGLMLIAVMMSLGILVISKSYPDAEVFKTFVESFNFSDFLLEYMLCFLLFAGSLHVNIQQLNEQRRPIIVFTMLGVLLATFLIGYALYWLAPVFGFDIPLVYCFLFGALISPTDPIAVLGILKEAKVPKNEEVIITGESLFNDGVGVVVFLTILHTLEENHAASLSFQAIWETFLIEVGGGLLLGFLIGYAGNLLLKTIDHYQTEVMITLAMVMGGYTLAKYLHTSGPLAMVVAGLYIGNVGRKTAMSDITKQQVDTFWGLIDDLLNAFLFVLIGFAIVNIPNLFTYSYIGIATILVVLIIRYLSIIIPFKALNFKEVLNKNFPFVMTWGGLRGGISIALALSLPDFEQKPVIISITYIVVLFAVLVQGLSLGKLVGYLQKKSN, encoded by the coding sequence ATGAATATTTTTGTTACACTTACATGGCTCATTATTTTTTGTTCGATATTTTCTTATATCAACATCAAATTTCTCAAACTACCTAATAGCATTGGTTTGATGCTGATTGCCGTAATGATGTCATTAGGAATCTTGGTCATTTCAAAAAGTTATCCAGATGCCGAAGTATTTAAAACATTTGTAGAAAGCTTTAATTTTTCAGACTTCCTGCTTGAATATATGCTTTGTTTCCTACTTTTTGCGGGTTCTTTACATGTAAATATTCAGCAGCTCAATGAACAAAGGCGTCCGATTATCGTATTTACTATGCTGGGGGTACTTTTAGCCACTTTTCTAATTGGCTATGCTCTATATTGGTTGGCACCAGTTTTTGGTTTTGATATTCCGCTTGTTTATTGTTTTTTGTTTGGAGCCTTGATTTCTCCAACCGACCCAATCGCGGTTTTAGGGATTCTAAAAGAGGCCAAAGTACCTAAAAATGAGGAAGTGATTATTACGGGAGAATCGCTCTTTAATGATGGAGTAGGAGTTGTTGTTTTTCTTACAATTCTCCACACACTCGAAGAAAATCATGCTGCCTCATTATCTTTTCAAGCAATATGGGAAACATTTTTAATTGAAGTTGGCGGTGGTTTATTACTTGGCTTCTTAATTGGTTATGCAGGAAATTTATTACTTAAAACCATTGACCATTACCAAACTGAAGTAATGATTACCCTTGCCATGGTCATGGGAGGCTATACGCTGGCTAAATACTTGCACACTTCAGGACCTTTAGCTATGGTCGTAGCGGGTTTATACATTGGAAATGTTGGAAGAAAAACCGCGATGTCGGATATTACCAAACAACAAGTCGATACTTTTTGGGGACTGATTGATGACCTCCTCAATGCCTTTCTTTTTGTGTTGATTGGCTTTGCTATTGTCAATATTCCTAATTTATTCACTTATAGTTACATTGGTATTGCAACTATCTTAGTCGTACTGATAATCAGGTATTTATCAATCATAATACCCTTTAAAGCCTTAAATTTTAAAGAGGTTTTAAACAAAAACTTCCCATTTGTGATGACTTGGGGAGGACTTCGTGGTGGAATTTCTATTGCTTTGGCTCTTTCACTCCCAGATTTTGAGCAAAAACCTGTCATTATTAGTATAACCTATATTGTGGTTTTATTTGCTGTTTTGGTACAAGGTTTGAGTTTAGGCAAATTAGTTGGATATTTACAAAAGAAATCAAATTAA
- a CDS encoding DUF1287 domain-containing protein gives MKAKLLLFLGFTQLVFGQSNFASKLSDAAIELTKHKVEYDPTYFIIKYPNGDVPSNKGVCTDVVVRAYRKLGIDLQKEVHEDMKKHFEKYPKRWKLKHTDKNIDHRRVPNLMIFFSRHGTAKPITKNPKDYQVGDIICWLLEDNLTHIGIVVNRKSSDGQRPLIVHNIGAGQVMEDCLFNYKIIGHYKYEKFSPTVISK, from the coding sequence ATGAAGGCAAAACTGCTACTTTTTTTAGGTTTCACTCAGTTAGTATTCGGCCAATCTAACTTTGCTTCAAAGTTATCTGATGCCGCCATTGAACTTACTAAACACAAAGTAGAATATGACCCCACCTATTTTATCATAAAATATCCAAACGGCGATGTGCCTAGTAATAAAGGCGTATGCACCGATGTTGTTGTAAGAGCATACCGAAAATTAGGAATTGATTTACAAAAGGAAGTGCACGAAGATATGAAAAAACACTTCGAAAAATATCCGAAACGTTGGAAACTCAAACATACCGATAAAAATATCGACCATCGAAGAGTACCTAATTTGATGATATTTTTTTCAAGGCACGGCACGGCAAAACCCATCACCAAAAATCCAAAAGATTATCAAGTTGGCGATATTATTTGTTGGCTTTTAGAAGATAATCTTACGCATATTGGCATCGTAGTTAATAGAAAATCAAGCGATGGACAAAGACCTTTGATTGTTCATAATATCGGTGCTGGACAAGTAATGGAGGATTGTTTGTTTAATTACAAAATTATTGGGCACTACAAATACGAGAAATTCTCTCCTACCGTGATTTCGAAGTAA
- a CDS encoding Gfo/Idh/MocA family protein, which translates to MSHQLNRRDFIRQSSLAALGLAFTPTFARKVAPSDRLRVAHIGINGMGSQHLKWFAGLPEVEIVGLCDLDKNHLAKAQKLLQDLHPDNKAQGYEDFRHILDRKDVDAITCATPDHWHSQVAIMAFQAGKDVYGEKPLSYNVREGQQMLKAMKKYDRIFQLGTQIHAGENYHRVAEIIQSGAIGKVKTVRLWKTGFPPVLGPSNYQNPPEGLNWDMWLGPAPYSQYTPERCHFTYRYFLDYSGGVFQDFWCHIADVVWWAIDPKNLTRISAKGEAPEGTGDAPKWIDIEYDFEDLKLYWTSTPPNVPGAEKRGIGAYFEGEKGTLICDYSSKEITINGVTMTDIPEIPKTIIRSEGHQQNFVTAVKNRTQPQSNLEYARKMTMPMHLGLISYRLGRELHWNPKKEKFKHDADANALLSREPRKGWDLV; encoded by the coding sequence ATGTCACATCAACTCAACCGTCGAGATTTCATCCGACAAAGTAGTCTTGCCGCACTAGGCTTGGCCTTTACTCCAACCTTTGCTCGTAAAGTTGCTCCAAGTGACCGCCTGCGTGTAGCTCATATTGGTATCAACGGCATGGGTAGCCAACATCTCAAATGGTTTGCTGGCTTACCAGAAGTAGAAATCGTAGGGCTGTGCGATTTAGACAAAAATCATCTAGCTAAAGCACAGAAATTATTACAAGACCTACACCCTGACAATAAAGCACAAGGTTACGAAGATTTTCGACACATTCTTGACCGCAAAGATGTAGATGCTATTACTTGTGCAACTCCTGACCATTGGCATTCGCAAGTAGCAATTATGGCATTTCAAGCAGGAAAAGATGTTTATGGAGAAAAACCTCTTTCATATAATGTACGAGAAGGGCAACAGATGCTAAAAGCTATGAAAAAATACGACCGTATTTTTCAGTTAGGCACACAAATTCATGCAGGTGAGAATTATCATCGTGTGGCAGAAATTATTCAATCAGGAGCAATCGGTAAAGTAAAAACAGTTAGACTTTGGAAAACAGGTTTTCCACCAGTTCTCGGGCCATCAAATTACCAAAATCCGCCTGAAGGCCTCAACTGGGATATGTGGCTTGGCCCCGCTCCTTATTCACAATATACACCAGAGCGTTGTCATTTTACTTATCGCTATTTCCTTGATTATTCTGGCGGTGTTTTTCAAGATTTCTGGTGCCATATTGCGGATGTGGTTTGGTGGGCAATTGACCCTAAAAATCTTACACGTATAAGTGCCAAAGGAGAAGCTCCAGAAGGAACAGGTGATGCCCCAAAATGGATTGATATTGAGTATGATTTTGAAGATTTAAAACTCTATTGGACTTCTACTCCACCAAACGTACCCGGTGCTGAAAAAAGAGGAATTGGTGCTTATTTCGAGGGCGAAAAAGGTACACTTATCTGTGATTATAGTTCGAAAGAAATAACAATCAATGGGGTAACGATGACTGATATTCCGGAGATTCCAAAAACGATTATTCGCTCAGAAGGTCACCAACAAAATTTCGTTACGGCTGTAAAAAATAGAACTCAACCCCAATCGAACCTTGAATATGCTCGAAAAATGACCATGCCAATGCATTTAGGACTGATTTCGTATCGCCTTGGAAGAGAACTACATTGGAATCCGAAAAAAGAAAAGTTCAAACATGATGCCGATGCCAATGCCTTACTCTCACGAGAGCCTAGAAAAGGTTGGGATTTAGTATAA
- a CDS encoding CotH kinase family protein gives MKLTFFLPLLLLWGLLNCNNSHQNDNFVIRTPRSPQTPYFIIQSDKEIVDDPKRTANLKIVLGDSVIFQSPIGIELRGASSQLFYDKKSYGFELRNEKNDSKAASILNLSKNSAWILHGPYGDKTLLRNAVAYKLSNDIGRYASRTEFVEVEINGKFMGFYVLMEKLKQDNDRIKLSKLSKNDTSANKITGGYIIKIDKTAGNNPEESNYTEENSFASQFDFKGKITTQQTPHFLYEYPKPKNINSIQKTYIQNYIHSFEKALASDNFKDEQKGYRSYIDVDSFVDYFILTELFQNHDGYRLSTYLQKDRDKKLQMGPIWDIDIAFGSDNGFCDGMNRHAWVYQYNQYCSEDTWLVPFWWKRLITDEYFKQKLVSRWQTLRTQELSDNQLYKVVSTYNESITNRNMVARNFERWNILNHRITPNSTKGSHEKEISRMKQWLKEHAHWIDEKIGTL, from the coding sequence ATGAAATTAACTTTCTTTTTACCCCTGCTTCTGCTTTGGGGTTTACTCAACTGTAATAATTCACACCAAAACGATAACTTCGTTATTCGAACTCCACGTAGTCCACAAACACCTTATTTTATTATTCAGTCAGATAAAGAAATTGTTGATGACCCAAAACGCACAGCCAATTTAAAAATCGTTTTGGGTGATAGTGTAATCTTTCAATCTCCAATCGGAATTGAACTTAGAGGAGCTAGTTCACAGCTATTTTACGATAAAAAATCTTATGGATTTGAACTTAGAAATGAAAAAAATGACTCAAAAGCGGCATCGATTTTAAATTTATCCAAAAACTCTGCTTGGATATTACATGGCCCTTACGGAGATAAAACATTACTTCGAAATGCCGTGGCTTACAAATTATCCAATGATATTGGCAGATATGCTTCTCGAACTGAATTTGTTGAGGTTGAAATTAATGGAAAGTTCATGGGATTTTATGTATTAATGGAAAAACTCAAACAAGATAATGACCGAATAAAACTAAGTAAATTGAGCAAAAATGACACTTCAGCTAATAAAATAACAGGTGGGTATATCATTAAAATTGATAAAACAGCGGGCAATAATCCTGAAGAATCAAACTATACTGAAGAAAACTCTTTCGCTTCTCAATTCGATTTTAAAGGGAAAATAACTACTCAACAAACGCCCCATTTTCTTTACGAATACCCTAAGCCTAAAAACATTAATTCTATTCAAAAGACCTATATTCAAAATTACATCCATAGCTTTGAGAAAGCCTTGGCTTCAGATAATTTTAAAGATGAACAAAAAGGTTATCGTTCTTATATAGATGTCGATAGCTTTGTTGATTATTTCATTCTCACGGAGTTATTTCAAAACCATGATGGTTATCGCCTAAGTACTTATCTTCAAAAAGACCGTGATAAAAAGCTACAAATGGGACCGATTTGGGATATTGACATTGCTTTTGGCTCAGATAACGGCTTTTGTGATGGCATGAACCGCCACGCATGGGTTTACCAATATAACCAATACTGCTCAGAAGATACTTGGCTTGTACCTTTTTGGTGGAAAAGATTAATTACTGATGAATATTTCAAACAAAAGTTGGTTAGCCGTTGGCAAACACTAAGAACTCAAGAATTATCTGATAATCAATTATATAAAGTTGTTTCTACTTATAATGAAAGCATTACAAATAGAAATATGGTTGCCAGAAACTTTGAAAGATGGAATATCCTAAATCATCGAATTACACCCAACTCAACAAAGGGTTCGCATGAAAAAGAGATAAGTCGAATGAAGCAATGGCTCAAAGAACATGCTCATTGGATTGATGAAAAGATTGGTACTTTATAG